AATCCCCAGAGCCTGGCGGATGAGGAAGGAAGCCGGTGGGGTCTTGCACACAAAGGTGAAGGAACGATCCGAGTAAATGGTTACCTCAACCGGAATGAGCACTCCCCGGTCCTTCTCGGTCTGGGCATTGAAGGCCTTACAGAACTCCATGATGTTCACGCCGTGCTGCCCCAGAGCCGGTCCAACCGGAGGCGCAGGAGTTGCCATTCCCCCAGGAATCTGGAGCTTCACCATTGCCACAACCTTTTTCGCCATAGTCCTTCCACCTCTTCAGAGTTTTTCAACATCGGAGAACTCAAGCTCCACCGGGGTCTCCCGACCAAAGATGGAGAGAAGGACCGTAACCTTGCCTCTCTCGTGGTCCACACTCTCAACCGTCCCGGTGTAGTTGAGGAAGGGTCCCGCAATGACTTTAACGACTTCCCCCTTCTCGATGTCAAGACGTGGTTTCTTCTCGATACCGGTCTGGCGGAGAATGACTTTCACTTCCTCATCGCTCAAAGGTTCCGGCCGCATCCCAGAGCCCACGAATCCCGTGACACCCGGGGTATTCCGCACAACGTACCAGGAGCGGTCGTTCATGATCATCTCGACCATGACGTACCCCGGGAAGATTTTGCGCTTTGTGAAGCGCTTCTTCCCCCGTCGGACCTCGATGGTCTCCTCCATCGGGACCACTACCCGGAAAATCTGGTCCTGCATCCCCATGGAGGCGATGCGGCGCTCGAGGTTCGCCTTGACTTTATGCTCGCTCCCCGCCAGAGTATGGATAACGTACCAACGTGGTTGCATGGTCTTCCGGTTCCCCCACAATCAGCGCATGTACAATCCCATGACAAAGGTGAGCACAAGGTCCACAACGCCAAGGAAAATGCCCATGAGGATAATGACAACAAGAACGGTAAGAGTACTCCTCCACAGCTCCTTGCGGCTCGGCCAGGTGACTTTCCGCAACTCTC
The genomic region above belongs to Candidatus Caldatribacterium sp. and contains:
- the rplK gene encoding 50S ribosomal protein L11, with amino-acid sequence MAKKVVAMVKLQIPGGMATPAPPVGPALGQHGVNIMEFCKAFNAQTEKDRGVLIPVEVTIYSDRSFTFVCKTPPASFLIRQALGIEKGSGEPNRVKVGKITRSKIREIAEKKMPDLNTTDIEAAMRIIEGTARSMGVEVVEG
- the secE gene encoding preprotein translocase subunit SecE, giving the protein MKGLIRWFRSLRNYFVESWGELRKVTWPSRKELWRSTLTVLVVIILMGIFLGVVDLVLTFVMGLYMR
- the nusG gene encoding transcription termination/antitermination protein NusG, whose product is MQPRWYVIHTLAGSEHKVKANLERRIASMGMQDQIFRVVVPMEETIEVRRGKKRFTKRKIFPGYVMVEMIMNDRSWYVVRNTPGVTGFVGSGMRPEPLSDEEVKVILRQTGIEKKPRLDIEKGEVVKVIAGPFLNYTGTVESVDHERGKVTVLLSIFGRETPVELEFSDVEKL